From Camelus ferus isolate YT-003-E chromosome 18, BCGSAC_Cfer_1.0, whole genome shotgun sequence, one genomic window encodes:
- the GNB2 gene encoding guanine nucleotide-binding protein G(I)/G(S)/G(T) subunit beta-2 yields MSELEQLRQEAEQLRNQIRDARKACGDSTLTQITAGLDPVGRIQMRTRRTLRGHLAKIYAMHWGTDSRLLVSASQDGKLIIWDSYTTNKVHAIPLRSSWVMTCAYAPSGNFVACGGLDNICSIYSLKTREGNVRVSRELPGHTGYLSCCRFLDDNQIITSSGDTTCALWDIETGQQTVGFAGHSGDVMSLSLAPDGRTFVSGACDASIKLWDVRDSMCRQTFIGHESDINAVAFFPNGYAFTTGSDDATCRLFDLRADQELLMYSHDNIICGITSVAFSRSGRLLLAGYDDFNCNIWDAMKGDRAGVLAGHDNRVSCLGVTDDGMAVATGSWDSFLKIWN; encoded by the exons ATGAGTGAGCTGGAGCAACTGAGACAGGAGGCCGAGCAGCTCCGGAACCAGATCCGG GATGCCCGAAAAGCATGTGGGGATTCAACACTGACCCAG ATCACAGCTGGGCTGGACCCAGTGGGGAGGATCCAGATGAGAACACGGAGGACTCTCCGTGGGCACCTGGCAAAAATCTATGCCATGCACTGGGGGACAGACTCAAG GCTGCTGGTCAGCGCCTCCCAGGATGGGAAGCTCATCATCTGGGACAGCTACACCACCAACAAG GTCCATGCCATCCCGCTGCGCTCCTCCTGGGTCATGACCTGTGCCTACGCGCCCTCAGGGAACTTTGTGGCCTGTGGAGGGTTGGACAACATCTGCTCCATCTATAGCCTCAAGACCCGTGAGGGCAATGTCAGGGTCAGCCGGGAGCTGCCTGGCCACACTG ggTACCTGTCGTGCTGCCGCTTCCTGGATGACAACCAAATCATTACCAGCTCTGGCGACACCACCTG TGCCCTGTGGGACATTGAGACAGGCCAGCAGACAGTGGGTTTTGCTGGACACAGTGGGGATGTGATGTCCCTGTCACTGGCCCCCGATGGCCGCACCTTCGTGTCGGGTGCCTGTGACGCCTCTATCAAGCTGTGGGACGTGCGAGACTCGATGTGCCGACAGACCTTCATTGGCCACGAATCTGACATCAACGCTGTGGCT TTCTTCCCCAACGGCTATGCCTTCACCACGGGCTCTGACGACGCCACGTGCCGCCTTTTCGACCTGCGGGCTGACCAGGAGCTCCTCATGTATTCCCACGACAACATCATCTGCGGCATCACCTCTGTTGCCTTCTCGCGCAGCGGCAGGCTGCTGCTCGCTGGCTACGACGACTTCAACTGCAACATCTGGGATGCCATGAAGGGCGACCGTGCAG GTGTCCTCGCCGGCCACGACAACCGCGTGAGCTGCCTCGGGGTCACTGATGATGGCATGGCTGTGGCCACAGGCTCCTGGGACTCCTTCCTCAAGATCTGGAACTAA